In Thalassococcus sp. S3, the sequence TGTCAGCACGCGGGCGAGTTCGATCAGACGGTCCGTGACCTTGCCCGAATTCATCAGATTCGCGGCCAATAGGAAAAACGGCACGGCCAACAGGATAAAGGAATTGTAGGACTGGAACATCCGGTCCAGCACGATGAACGGCGTTAGCCTAAGCTCGATCAGCACGACCGGCACGGTGGCAAGCCCCAGCGCGAACGCGACCGGTATTCGAATAACGATAAGAAGCAGAAAGGCCGCGACCAGCATCAGGCTTGCGGTGGCTGTATCGAGGATCATCTCGCCAGCCTCCGCGCCTGCCGGTAGTCCTGCAGGCATTGCATCAGCCTGAAGGCGGACAGGATGGCCCAAAGTGTCCCCACAATCGGCAGCGCCACATGGGTGACAAGCAGGTTCGCCCGCATCATGACCGATCGCTGTCTGCTGCCGAATTCGGCATATTCAATCCCGTAAACCGCGAAGATCAGACCAAATAACAGAATGGCGAGATGGACGATCCCGTTCTGCGCCAGTCGCATCAAGGGGGAGCGCGCGTCCGGCATAACACGGACGTCAAAATGCGTTCCGTCCCAGACAGCCACGACCGATCCGATCATGACGATCCAGATGAAGATGAAGGTCGCAAGCTCCTCGGTCCAAAGATATGTGGGGATCAACCCGGTGTAGCGAGAGATCACCTGCATCGCGACCGGGACAGCCAGGACACCCATCAGCACGCCCAGCGAGAGACGAAGACCGGCACAGAACCGGTCGAGAAGCCGTTCGATCATATTTGAAATTCCCCTCGCGAAAGTCACGAGATCAGCAGGACGACGGGGCACCAGAACAACACCGGTGCCCCGCCTCTGACTGCTCACATACCCCGGATTTCCGCCAGAAGCTCGGTTGCATCCAGTTCCGCCGCATAGGTGTCCTGGACCGGTTTCACAAGCTCAAGCATCTGATCGCGTCCCTCGAACTCATGGATCACAATCTGCCCGGCATCGGCCATTTCCTGAAGGATCTTGCCGTCCGCGCTGCTTTCAAGCGCCCGGCCAAAGGCGCCCGCCTCGGCTCCGGCTTCCATTACGGCCGCCTGCAAGTCTTCCGGCAGCGCATCGAACGTCTTAGCCGACATGACGATGGGGCGCACGGTGATCGTGTGCTGCGTCAGCGAGATGTGCGGGGACACTTCGTAGAATTTCAGGTTTTGGATCGACGCGGCCTCATTCTCGAAACCCGCGATCACGCCAGTCTGGATCGCGTTGTAAACCTCGTTGTAGGCGATGGCCGACGGGGCCGCGCCCACCGCGCCAAAGGTCTGGGCCTGGATCGGCGCGCCCATAACGCGCATCCTGTGACCTGCCAGCTCTTCCATGTTGGTGATCGGCTCGGCCGAGGCCAGGTTGCGAACGCCCCCGCCGTGATAGCCGATAATGACAATGCCCGCGGCCTCGCGCAGATCGTCCTCAAGAGGGGCCAAAACATCCGATGACAGAACCGCATTCCAGTGGTCCAGATCGCGGAACAGAAACGGCATGTCCATCAGCGGAATGGACTCGGAAAACACCGCCATGTTCGACGGCGCCAGAATCGTGTAATCCACCGCAACGCCCTGATTGAGGTAGGTGACGTAATCGCTCTCGACGCCCAGCTCACCATTCAGGCGCAGGTCGAAATCCACATCTCCATCGTATTTCTCTCCGACCAGGCGTTCGAACTCGCGAAGGGTTTTGGTAAAGGCGTGCTCTTCGTCGAACATGCTGGCGCCTTTAAGCGTGGTTTGCGCCTCGACCGCGGACATGCCGCAGGCGAACGCGGCGGCAACGGTGGCCGCCTTGAGTGAAAAGTTGAGCATAATGTCCTCCCGGTTTTGCTCTTCCTGTCTGCCAGTCGCCCCTCCCAGGCGTGACATGGGTCTTCCGTTATCCCGGCTCTGTCAGGTGCTCCCGTTCGGGCACAGGTCGGAATTCGTTTGGAGCATGACAACCCAAAACTTGTATACTAGTCAACATTTATTATTTTGGATGTATGGGATGTTTCAAAATAGAGTCTGAGCTTCGCTTCAGGGCATTCCGGGAGATCTTTCTAGTATGCAAGAAAACAGGCTGCTAAGGCTGTCGATCTCTGGCACAGTGGGGCAAAGGCGAACAGAAAGACATGAAATGGCCGTAACCGACATCGCAGAACGCACGACCAGCACGGATCATATCTTCGAGACGCTTTACGAGCGAATCGTCAGCCTCGATCTGCTTCCCGGAACCAAGATGTCAGAGACGGACGTCGCGAAATCGTTCGGATACTCGCGCCAGCCCGTGCGTGAGGCGTTCACGCGCCTGGCTAACCTCAATCTTTTGCTGATCCGGCCCCAACGCGCCACGATCGTGCGCCCCTTTTCCCGCGATTTGATTGCCGATGCGCGATTTCTGCGGCTGGCCATTGAGCTTGAGGTCGTTCGTCAGGCCGCTTTGTCGTCCGAACAGGCAATCGCCCTCAAACTGAACAAAAGCCTGAAAGCGCAGCGGGAGGCCATTTCCGCAGGCGACACAAAGGCCTTCCACGAACTCGACTACGACTTTCACAACCTACTTTGCGCGGCGGCTGGGCGTCCGGCCGCCTTTGATCAGATTGCCGCGAACAAAGCCCAGGTCGACAGGCTCTGCATGCTGTCCCTGACCAGTGCCGAAGCGATGGAGACCTTGTATCAGGATCACGCCGACCTCGTCGCCGCTATTGCCGGTAATGACCCGGGCGGGGCCGATACGGTTCTGCGCCGGCATTTGAGCCGTCTCGATCCGATCATCGACGCCATATACACGACGCATCGCGGCTATTTCGAGGACTGACCGCATCGCGGGTTTTTGAGAGAGTGGTGAGCCGTGCAGGATTCGAACCTGCGACCCACTGATTAAAAGTCAGTTGCTCTACCAACTGAGCTAACGGCCCACTCTGTTTCAGCCGGATCCTGCTCTCGCTTTGCTGCCAGGAAACCTGCAGCCAACGTGCCAGAGCCAGTTTGAACATGTCTTTCAACATGCCCGGCTAGGTGACCCATCTAGAAAAGCGAAAGGGGGCGGTCAAGTCCAAAAACCCAAGTTTCGCTGCGGCATACTGGATTCACAGGGGTGGCCCAAGTATACGCGCGTCATGGAAACCGATCCGACATCCCAGATGCCCTTCATGAAGATGCATGGGCTTGGAAACGACTTCGTCGTTCTTGACCAACGTGGCCAGGCGCCTGCGGTGTCGGAACGGCTTGTGGCCGGTCTCGCGGATCGGCACCGGGGGGTGGGCTTTGATCAGCTTGCCGCGATCTCGGACGGTGCGGAAGATGCGCATCTGACCTTCTACAACGCGGACGGATCAATGTCCGCGGCCTGTGGAAATGCGACACGATGCGTGGCGCGCTATCTCATGGATGAAACCGGACGGGATGCGGTCAGGCTGACCACGGATCGCGGCGTCTTGGAGGCGGTCGATGCCGGCGGCGGGCTCGTCTCCGTCAACATGGGCGCGCCCCAGCTGGACTGGCGGGACATTCCCCTGTCGCATGACATGGATATCGACGCCTTGCCCATAGACGGCGCGCCGATGGCCACGGGTATGGGCAATCCCCATTGCACCTTCTTTGTCGAGAACGCAGAGGCCGAAGACCTTCAGGCATACGGTCAGCGCTATGAAACACACGAATTCTTTCCCGAACGTACCAATGTTCAGGTGGTCTCTCTTACCGGTCCGAACAGCCTGCGGGTCCGGGTATGGGAACGCGGTGTGGGCCACACATTGGCGTCCGGCTCTTCGTCCTGCGCGGTGGCCGTGGCCGCGGCCCGCCGTGGCCTGACCGACCGGCAGGTCACTTTGCATCTCGACGGTGGGGCGCTTTCCGTCCACTGGACAGACATTGGCGTCTGGATGACGGGCCCGACGATGCATGTCTTCTCTGGAACACTCACCCCTGCGTTTCTGGAGGCCTGGTCATGACAGCGCCTGTCTTCACGACGCTCGGCTGCCGGCTCAACGCCTATGAAACCGAAGCGATGAAGGAACTTTCCGCCGAGGCCGGCCTTTCCAACGCGGTTGTCGTCAATACCTGCGCGGTCACGGCAGAGGCTGTGCGGAAGGCTCGGCAAGAGATCCGCAAGCTGCGCCGCGATCATCCCGATGCGCGCCTTATCGTAACAGGCTGCGCCGCTCAGACAGAACCGGACACTTTCGCAAGCATGGACGAAGTGGATGCGGTGATTGGCAATACCGAAAAAATGCAGGCCGATACCTGGGCCGGGCTGGCGGCGGACTTCATCGGTGAAACCGAAGCCGTTCAGGTGGACGACATCATGTCCGTCACCGAAACGGCGGGGCATCTGATCGACGGGTTCGGCACCCGCTCCCGTGCCTATGTTCAGGTCCAGAACGGCTGCGATCATCGCTGTACGTTCTGCATCATTCCGTTTGGCCGGGGCAATTCCCGCTCCGTGCCCGCCGGCGTCGTGGTCGATCAGATCAAGCGCCTTGTCGATCGCGGCTATAACGAAGTGGTCCTCACGGGGGTCGATCTCACCAGTTGGGGCGCGGACCTGCCCGCAGAACCGCGCCTTGGCGATCTGGTGCTGCGCATCCTCAAGCTGGTGCCCGATCTTCCCCGCCTGCGGATCAGCTCCATCGATTCGATCGAAGTGGACGATGCGCTGATGCAGGCCATCGCGACCGAGCCGCGCCTGATGCCCCACCTGCATCTGTCCTTGCAGCACGGCGACGACCTGATCCTGAAGCGGATGAAGCGCCGTCATCTGCGAGACGACGCCATTCGCTTTTGCGAGGAGGCGCGCAGGCTGCGGCCCGACATGACATTCGGGGCGGACATCATCGCAGGCTTTCCGACCGAAACAGAGGCGATGTTCGAAAACGCCCTGCGCCTTGTCGATGAGTGTGATCTGACCTGGCTGCATGTCTTCCCCTATTCGCCCCGGCCCGGCACACCGGCGGCGCGCATGCCGCAGGTGCATGGGCGGGCGATAAAGGATCGTGCGGCCCGGCTTCGCAAGGCGGGCGCGGCCCGGACCGAACGACATATGAAGGCTCAGATCGGCCGGACCCACAACGTGCTGATGGAAAACCCTCATATGGGCCGCACGGAACAATTTGCAGAGGTGTCGGTTAAAGACCCGCAGCCGGAAGGGCAGATTGTCCAGCTCCGCACCACCGGCTATGACGGAACGCGCCTCACAGCGCGCTTATTTTGATATATTCTTTTCCTGGGAGGTTTCATGTTCAAGGATCCCCTGCCAAAGACCGGTTTTCTCGCAAACGCTTCAGAAGAACTCGTGCGCCTTCTCGATGCGCTGGCCAGTGAGGAGACACTCTCATCCGGCGATGTCCTGTTCGAACAAGGTGATGAGGGGGACGCTCTTTTCGTAATCACGCGCGGACAACTCGAATTCTCCGTGCTGTCCATGGATGGCCGCAAGCTGGCGCTCGACGTGATGAAGGCCGGCGCGCTTTTCGGAGAGATCGCGCTTTTCGATCCGGGCCCGCGCACGGCCACCGCCACGGCGCTGACCGAAAGCCGGGTCTTGCGGGTCAAGTACGCGGATGTGCTGGATGCCATTCACAAGACACCTCACCTCGCAATTGATCTGATCCGCCTTGCCGGTCAGCGGATGCGCTGGATGAACAGCCAATTGAACGACCAGGTCTTTCTGCCATTGCCGACGCGCCTCGCCAGAAAGATCCTGCATCTGCTTCCGGACGAGGCCCAGGCCGATCAACCGTCGCTGAAACTGTCTCAGGCAGAGCTGGCGGACTTTGTCGGCGCCACGCGGGAAGCCGTATCCAAGACGCTGGCCACATGGCGCCGCGCGGATGTGGTCGAGGCGTCCCGTGGCGGACTGACCATTCTGGATCGAACAACGCTTCGCGCGATGGCGGAACTCGACCAGATATAAATCCCGCGACTGTGAGCCAGTTCACAGACCCCAAATCACCCACGTGACATATTGAATGCGTCGATGGCGCAAAGGTGCAACCCTTTCCAGGGCCCGTAACCCTAGTCGCCACGCGACAGGACACGTTTGGGTTAGACACTGACTGAGTGATGCAGAAGCCGGCCTGATATCCGCCCGTCCGGGTGGTGATTTGTCGGGTTCTACAGATCGGCTACTAGTTCCGGGCCGCTCTGATGGGTTCACTTGGGCGTTGCGGTCGGTGATCTGCGGGTGTGAGTGCATGCGCAGATAAAAGCCCCCCGCGAAATTAGGCGCGGGGGGCTTTTTCTTTTAGATCTGTTTGGTCCGACGGATCAGCTGGACTTTTTGCCCTTCACCGGCGCCCAGATCCGCTTGTTCGTCAGATACAGCAACACCGACAGGATGGTCAGGAACATCACCCCGACAAATCCGGCCTGCTTGCGCGCCATCATCTTCGGCTCAGCCGTCCACATCAAAAACGCCGAAACGTCTTCTGACAGGTGATACACATCGTTTGCATGGCCGTCTGCGAACTCGACCTGCTCGTCATAAAGCGGTGGCGCCATCGCGATCCAGCCACCGGGGAACGCGGTGTTCTCGTACAGGATCGCACCCGCTTCTTCTTTCTCGTTACCGGTATACCCGGTGAGGAGAGAGGCGATATATTCCGGGCCACCCATCCCTTTGAAAAGCTGGTTCAGCCCCAGGCCGTAGGGGCCGTGAAACCCCGCGCGACCCTTCGCCATAAGGCTCAGGTCGGGTGCATTCTCCAGGCTGGATTCCGGGAAATGATCCGTAGGCACCGCCGGGCGAAAGTCGTCCAGTTCAGCGTCGAACACTTCGAAATTGTCCGACGCGTAGGCGCGCACCTGATCGTCAGGCAGGTTCGGCCCGCCTTCATCCCCCAGGGTGCGCAGCGGCACATATTCCAAGCCATGACATGCCGCGCAGACCTCGGTGTAGATCTGCAAACCGCGCTGCAGCTGGTTTTGATCATACGTTCCGAACGGGCCTTCAAACGAAAAGTCGAAGTCCTCGATCTTGGTGTCGTAGGCGCCTGCCGCATAACTCGCGGCAGGTGTCAGGACGAGGGCCGCAATCGCCGAGATTGCAAGTTTCTTGAACATGGTTTTCCCAGTCCTTTCGTTACTCTGCCGGGGTGGCCTGAGGGGCTGCGCCCTTGGCACCGTCGGTGGATTTACCGTAATGCGCTTCGAAGTCCTCTTCGATGCTTGCAGGCGGCACGTCCGGTTTCTCGATCACGCCCAGCAACGGCAGGATGATCAGGAAGTATGCGAACCAATAGGCTGATCCGATCAGCGCGATATAGGGATAGATCCCTTCCGCCGGCATCGCGCCCACCCAGGTCAGCACGACAAAGTTCACGACAAAAAGCGCAAACCACCATTTGAACATCGGACGATACCGGCCCGAGCGCACCGACGAAGTGTCGAGCCACGGCGCCAGCGCCATGACCGCGATCGCGCCAAACATCGCCAGCACACCAAAGAAGGTGGAGTCGATGATGCCACCGGTAATCCAGTTCGCCGCAATCACGACCCAGACGTCACCGTCAAAGGCCCGCAGGATCGCGTAGAACGGCAGGAAGTACCATTCCGGCACGATGTGCGACGGCGTCACCAGCGCATTCGCCTCGATATAGTTGTCCGGGTGGCCCAGATAGTTCGGCATGAAGCCCACGATCGCCCAGAACACCGCCAGGATCACTGCCAGTGCGAACAGATCCTTGATCACGAAATAGGGCCAGAACGGCAGGGTGTCTTTCTCCGCCTCTTCCTTGGAGCCGCGGCGCACTTCAACACCCGTCGGGTTGTTGTTACCCGTGGTGTGGAAGGCCCAGATATGCACGATCACGAGACCGGCAATCACGAACGGCAGCAGATAGTGCAGCGAGAAGAAGCGGTTCAGCGTGGCATTGTCCACGGCAGGTCCGCCCAGCAGCCAGGTCTGGATCGCCTCGCCGACAAACGGGATGGCGCCGAAGAGGCCGGTGATCACCGTGGCGCCCCAGAACGACATCTGACCCCAGGGCAGAACGTAGCCCATAAAGGCCGTACCCATCATCAGCAGGTAGATGAGCATCCCGATGATCCACGTAATCTCACGCGGGGATTTGTACGAGCCGTAGTAAAGGCCACGGAAGATGTGCGCATAGACGGCGATAAAGAACAGCGAAGCACCATTCTGGTGGATGTAGCGCAGCATATGCCCGCCATTCACGTTCCGCATGATGTGCTCGACCGAGGCGAAGGCCAGGTCGACATGCGGTGTGTAATGCATCACCAGCACGATACCGGTCACGATCTGCAGCACCAGGCAGAAGGTCAGCACGATGCCCCAGATCCACATCCAGTTCAGGTTCTTGGGTGTGGGGATCATGATCGTGTCATACATCAGCCCGACAACAGGCAGACGCGAGTGCAACCACTTCTCTCCGGAAGATTTTGGTTCGTAATGATCGTGTGGAATTCCAGACATGTCTCCCCTCCCTTACCCGAGTTGAATCGTTGTCTCGTCGACGAAGACCGCTTCCGGTACAGGAAGGTTCTCCGGCGCCGGGCCACGGCGAATGCGGCCCGCCGTGTCGTAGTGTGAGCCGTGGCAGGGGCAGAACCAGCCATTGAAATCGCCGGCCCCGTCACCCAGAGGTACACAGCCCAGGTGGGTGCAGACGCCTTGCATCACCAGCCATTCGCCCGCTTCGTCCAGCGTGCGGTTTTCGTCAGAGGCCGGTGCCTCCCCGATATTTTCGTTCCTTGCGTCCCGATCAGGAAGGTCCGACAGTTCGACCGCGCGCGCCTGCTCGATCTCTTCCTCCGTGCGGCGCCGGATAAAGACGGGTTTGCCAAGGAACTTCACGCTGATCTGCGTGCCGGGCTCGACCCCGCCCACATCGACGCGGATCGACGACAGCGCCTGAACGTCCGCGGACGGGTTCATCTGATTGACCAGCGGCCACACGGCGGCCCCTGCGGTTACGGCACCTGCGCCAGCCGTGGCGTAGTAGAGGAAATCTCTCCGGGTGCCTTCGTGGTCTTCTGCGTGGGACACGAGGTTTACTCCATTCCAGTCATCGGGCCGATATCGACCAAATACCTAAACAGACCGTCAAAAAATGCGGCCATCTTGCGGCGTATTTAGCGGGGGGTCCCCACTCCGTCCAGTAAAGAGGGGGAGGCGAGTGGTCGCAGGCCGTAACCCGGTCTCATCAACCCCAAGATATGGGGTCATCCCCCCTCGGGAGGCACAGTTTCAGCCAGGCTCGGTCGGGCCGACATCGTCTCGAACCAGGCCGCAAGCGCATCATTCCCGTTGCGCCAGCCATAAGAGTCGTGCCGGAAATCGACATAGCCCAGCGCGCAGGCCACCGCGATCTGACCCATGTCCAGTTTGCCCGCCAGATGGCTCATCCAGCGCGTGTTCAATGCGGTACAGGCCCTCTCGATCTTGGACCATTGAGCCGCGCTCCAATCCTCCCACTGCATACCGTCCGGGCGCAGCCGCCGTTCATAGGTCATCAGCAAAGCGGCATCCAGGATCCCATCGGCCAACGCCTCCAGCGTCAGCGTCTCCCAGCGTCTCGGGCCCTCCGGATAAAGCCCGCCCTTCCCGCGGTCATCCAGATAGGCGCAGATCACCCGACTGTCGAAGAGCGTTGGCCCTTCGGGTCGCTCAAGTGCCGGGATCTTGGCCAGCGGGTTCTTTGGCAGCAGAATATCCGTCGGTGCCGTGGGCGCCGTGCTCGACTGGACCAGCTCGACATCTCCGATCTGCCCCGTCTCGTG encodes:
- a CDS encoding glutathione S-transferase produces the protein MKLYYSPTSPYVRKVMVLLHETGQIGDVELVQSSTAPTAPTDILLPKNPLAKIPALERPEGPTLFDSRVICAYLDDRGKGGLYPEGPRRWETLTLEALADGILDAALLMTYERRLRPDGMQWEDWSAAQWSKIERACTALNTRWMSHLAGKLDMGQIAVACALGYVDFRHDSYGWRNGNDALAAWFETMSARPSLAETVPPEGG
- a CDS encoding TRAP transporter substrate-binding protein, with translation MLNFSLKAATVAAAFACGMSAVEAQTTLKGASMFDEEHAFTKTLREFERLVGEKYDGDVDFDLRLNGELGVESDYVTYLNQGVAVDYTILAPSNMAVFSESIPLMDMPFLFRDLDHWNAVLSSDVLAPLEDDLREAAGIVIIGYHGGGVRNLASAEPITNMEELAGHRMRVMGAPIQAQTFGAVGAAPSAIAYNEVYNAIQTGVIAGFENEAASIQNLKFYEVSPHISLTQHTITVRPIVMSAKTFDALPEDLQAAVMEAGAEAGAFGRALESSADGKILQEMADAGQIVIHEFEGRDQMLELVKPVQDTYAAELDATELLAEIRGM
- a CDS encoding cytochrome c1 → MFKKLAISAIAALVLTPAASYAAGAYDTKIEDFDFSFEGPFGTYDQNQLQRGLQIYTEVCAACHGLEYVPLRTLGDEGGPNLPDDQVRAYASDNFEVFDAELDDFRPAVPTDHFPESSLENAPDLSLMAKGRAGFHGPYGLGLNQLFKGMGGPEYIASLLTGYTGNEKEEAGAILYENTAFPGGWIAMAPPLYDEQVEFADGHANDVYHLSEDVSAFLMWTAEPKMMARKQAGFVGVMFLTILSVLLYLTNKRIWAPVKGKKSS
- a CDS encoding Crp/Fnr family transcriptional regulator, whose translation is MFKDPLPKTGFLANASEELVRLLDALASEETLSSGDVLFEQGDEGDALFVITRGQLEFSVLSMDGRKLALDVMKAGALFGEIALFDPGPRTATATALTESRVLRVKYADVLDAIHKTPHLAIDLIRLAGQRMRWMNSQLNDQVFLPLPTRLARKILHLLPDEAQADQPSLKLSQAELADFVGATREAVSKTLATWRRADVVEASRGGLTILDRTTLRAMAELDQI
- a CDS encoding TRAP transporter small permease, encoding MIERLLDRFCAGLRLSLGVLMGVLAVPVAMQVISRYTGLIPTYLWTEELATFIFIWIVMIGSVVAVWDGTHFDVRVMPDARSPLMRLAQNGIVHLAILLFGLIFAVYGIEYAEFGSRQRSVMMRANLLVTHVALPIVGTLWAILSAFRLMQCLQDYRQARRLAR
- the dapF gene encoding diaminopimelate epimerase, with protein sequence METDPTSQMPFMKMHGLGNDFVVLDQRGQAPAVSERLVAGLADRHRGVGFDQLAAISDGAEDAHLTFYNADGSMSAACGNATRCVARYLMDETGRDAVRLTTDRGVLEAVDAGGGLVSVNMGAPQLDWRDIPLSHDMDIDALPIDGAPMATGMGNPHCTFFVENAEAEDLQAYGQRYETHEFFPERTNVQVVSLTGPNSLRVRVWERGVGHTLASGSSSCAVAVAAARRGLTDRQVTLHLDGGALSVHWTDIGVWMTGPTMHVFSGTLTPAFLEAWS
- the mtaB gene encoding tRNA (N(6)-L-threonylcarbamoyladenosine(37)-C(2))-methylthiotransferase MtaB, producing the protein MTAPVFTTLGCRLNAYETEAMKELSAEAGLSNAVVVNTCAVTAEAVRKARQEIRKLRRDHPDARLIVTGCAAQTEPDTFASMDEVDAVIGNTEKMQADTWAGLAADFIGETEAVQVDDIMSVTETAGHLIDGFGTRSRAYVQVQNGCDHRCTFCIIPFGRGNSRSVPAGVVVDQIKRLVDRGYNEVVLTGVDLTSWGADLPAEPRLGDLVLRILKLVPDLPRLRISSIDSIEVDDALMQAIATEPRLMPHLHLSLQHGDDLILKRMKRRHLRDDAIRFCEEARRLRPDMTFGADIIAGFPTETEAMFENALRLVDECDLTWLHVFPYSPRPGTPAARMPQVHGRAIKDRAARLRKAGAARTERHMKAQIGRTHNVLMENPHMGRTEQFAEVSVKDPQPEGQIVQLRTTGYDGTRLTARLF
- the petB gene encoding cytochrome b, with amino-acid sequence MSGIPHDHYEPKSSGEKWLHSRLPVVGLMYDTIMIPTPKNLNWMWIWGIVLTFCLVLQIVTGIVLVMHYTPHVDLAFASVEHIMRNVNGGHMLRYIHQNGASLFFIAVYAHIFRGLYYGSYKSPREITWIIGMLIYLLMMGTAFMGYVLPWGQMSFWGATVITGLFGAIPFVGEAIQTWLLGGPAVDNATLNRFFSLHYLLPFVIAGLVIVHIWAFHTTGNNNPTGVEVRRGSKEEAEKDTLPFWPYFVIKDLFALAVILAVFWAIVGFMPNYLGHPDNYIEANALVTPSHIVPEWYFLPFYAILRAFDGDVWVVIAANWITGGIIDSTFFGVLAMFGAIAVMALAPWLDTSSVRSGRYRPMFKWWFALFVVNFVVLTWVGAMPAEGIYPYIALIGSAYWFAYFLIILPLLGVIEKPDVPPASIEEDFEAHYGKSTDGAKGAAPQATPAE
- the petA gene encoding ubiquinol-cytochrome c reductase iron-sulfur subunit, whose protein sequence is MSHAEDHEGTRRDFLYYATAGAGAVTAGAAVWPLVNQMNPSADVQALSSIRVDVGGVEPGTQISVKFLGKPVFIRRRTEEEIEQARAVELSDLPDRDARNENIGEAPASDENRTLDEAGEWLVMQGVCTHLGCVPLGDGAGDFNGWFCPCHGSHYDTAGRIRRGPAPENLPVPEAVFVDETTIQLG
- a CDS encoding GntR family transcriptional regulator → MAVTDIAERTTSTDHIFETLYERIVSLDLLPGTKMSETDVAKSFGYSRQPVREAFTRLANLNLLLIRPQRATIVRPFSRDLIADARFLRLAIELEVVRQAALSSEQAIALKLNKSLKAQREAISAGDTKAFHELDYDFHNLLCAAAGRPAAFDQIAANKAQVDRLCMLSLTSAEAMETLYQDHADLVAAIAGNDPGGADTVLRRHLSRLDPIIDAIYTTHRGYFED